One window of Alteriqipengyuania lutimaris genomic DNA carries:
- a CDS encoding HlyD family efflux transporter periplasmic adaptor subunit, translating into MSALFRSEVLTQKKDRLSGEVSIAVPLPWQLIGYLIFGGLLAAIVFLSLATYSRVETVTGVIVPDKGVAAIIPTRAGTITEIFVTDGEQVDEGATLVAINAEEDSPTGESAAALTQQAIAQQDASLIAQLTAAQRSASAQRSQIAVQAAGLRSEISQLQSQIALQENLVGSAAADLERAQGVAEDGFISQADLRAREDTLVARQQQLSQLRQSLTARRATLAELSTTSANISAQAQSQAANIAASRAQVAQQAAGNEGARSYALSAPVAGRVTALTMRSGQRVGPQTQVMAVIPDGAKLRAELLVPSQAIGFVKTGQNVRLAIDAFPYQRFGTVEGTVTTVAGSAVSQTMPNGAVVSVYPVVVTLDATEVTAFGREEPLVAGMTLTARIITEEQSLIEWLFEPLFAVQRR; encoded by the coding sequence ATGTCGGCGCTATTTCGTTCGGAAGTCCTGACCCAGAAGAAAGATCGCCTGTCGGGCGAGGTATCGATTGCGGTCCCTCTGCCGTGGCAGCTGATCGGCTATTTGATATTCGGCGGGCTGCTCGCCGCGATCGTCTTCCTGTCGCTGGCCACCTATTCGCGGGTCGAAACGGTTACCGGGGTGATCGTGCCCGACAAGGGCGTGGCCGCCATCATCCCGACGCGTGCGGGCACGATTACCGAGATCTTCGTCACCGATGGCGAGCAGGTCGACGAAGGCGCCACACTCGTCGCGATCAACGCCGAGGAAGACAGTCCCACCGGCGAATCGGCGGCCGCGCTGACCCAGCAGGCGATCGCGCAGCAGGATGCGAGCCTGATCGCCCAGCTCACGGCGGCGCAGCGCTCCGCATCCGCCCAGCGCAGCCAGATCGCGGTCCAGGCCGCAGGGCTGCGCTCCGAGATATCGCAGCTGCAATCGCAGATCGCCTTGCAGGAAAACCTCGTCGGTTCGGCCGCAGCCGATCTCGAAAGAGCGCAAGGCGTCGCGGAGGACGGCTTCATCAGCCAGGCCGATCTTCGTGCACGGGAAGACACGCTCGTGGCGCGGCAGCAGCAATTGTCGCAGCTTCGCCAGTCGCTCACCGCGCGCCGGGCGACGCTCGCCGAATTGTCCACCACCTCCGCCAACATCTCCGCCCAGGCGCAGAGCCAGGCGGCGAACATCGCCGCATCGCGTGCGCAGGTGGCGCAGCAGGCGGCCGGCAACGAAGGGGCACGCTCTTACGCGCTGAGCGCACCCGTCGCCGGTAGGGTCACGGCACTGACCATGCGCAGCGGCCAGCGCGTCGGCCCGCAGACACAGGTCATGGCGGTCATCCCGGACGGCGCGAAACTGCGGGCGGAGCTTCTCGTGCCGAGCCAGGCCATCGGTTTCGTGAAAACGGGCCAGAATGTCCGCCTCGCGATCGATGCCTTCCCCTACCAGCGCTTCGGCACGGTCGAGGGAACGGTGACGACGGTCGCCGGCAGTGCGGTCAGCCAGACGATGCCCAACGGCGCGGTCGTATCGGTCTATCCTGTCGTCGTCACGCTGGATGCAACCGAAGTGACCGCCTTCGGGCGCGAGGAGCCGCTCGTCGCCGGAATGACGCTGACCGCCCGCATCATCACCGAAGAACAGTCCCTGATCGAGTGGCTTTTCGAGCCCCTGTTCGCAGTACAGAGGCGATAA